Proteins encoded within one genomic window of Streptomyces sp. NBC_00523:
- the bfr gene encoding bacterioferritin, translating to MQGDPEVIEFLNEQLTAELTAINQYFLHAKMQDNFGWTKLAKYTRAESFDEMKHAEILTDRILFLDGLPNYQRLFHVRVGQTVTEMFQADRQVEVEAIDRLKRGIELMRNKGDITSANIFESILEDEEHHIDYLDTQLDLVEKLGEPLYIAQLIEQPES from the coding sequence ATGCAGGGCGACCCCGAGGTCATCGAGTTCCTGAATGAACAGCTGACCGCCGAATTGACTGCCATCAACCAGTACTTCCTGCACGCGAAGATGCAGGACAACTTCGGCTGGACGAAGCTGGCGAAATACACGCGTGCCGAATCCTTTGACGAGATGAAGCACGCGGAGATCCTGACCGACCGCATTCTCTTCCTCGACGGTCTGCCGAACTACCAGCGGCTGTTCCACGTACGGGTCGGCCAGACGGTCACCGAGATGTTCCAGGCCGACCGGCAGGTCGAGGTCGAGGCGATCGACCGCCTCAAGCGCGGGATCGAGCTGATGCGCAACAAGGGCGACATCACCTCGGCGAACATCTTCGAGTCGATCCTCGAGGACGAGGAGCACCACATCGACTACCTCGACACCCAGCTCGACCTGGTCGAGAAGCTGGGCGAGCCGCTGTACATCGCACAGCTCATCGAGCAGCCGGAGAGCTGA
- a CDS encoding (2Fe-2S)-binding protein, with protein MYVCSCFGVTEQQVKDHAAAGACTPRQIASASKAGTDCGGCVRTIQAMLGRGACPRRELLERKQKPVTATAPVEGLPEAA; from the coding sequence ATGTACGTCTGCTCGTGCTTCGGCGTTACGGAGCAGCAGGTCAAGGATCATGCGGCGGCCGGGGCCTGCACGCCCCGCCAGATCGCCTCCGCCTCGAAGGCCGGTACGGACTGCGGCGGCTGCGTCCGCACCATCCAGGCGATGCTCGGCCGGGGCGCCTGCCCGCGCCGCGAGCTCCTGGAGCGGAAGCAGAAGCCCGTCACCGCCACCGCTCCGGTGGAAGGGCTCCCCGAAGCCGCCTGA
- a CDS encoding class II 3-deoxy-7-phosphoheptulonate synthase: MNANTSVAGGNTWRDLPAAQQPEYPDSEALRDVLADLASYPPLVFAGECDQLRARMGAVAKGEAFLLQGGDCAEAFDAVSAEHIRAKLKTLLQMSAVLTYAASVPVVKVGRIAGQYSKPRSKPTETRDGVTLPTYRGDSVNGFAFTEADRVPDPERLKRMYHASASTLNLVRAFTTGGYADLRQVHAWNQDFVKSSPSGQRYEALAREIDNALNFMKACGTDPAEFKAVEFYASHEALLLDYETALTRTDSRTGHLYDTSGHMVWIGERTRQMDGAHIEFAARVRNPIGIKLGPTTTVDEALGYVERLDPEREPGRLTFIVRMGADKVRDKLPELVEKVTASGATVAWVTDPMHGNTFEAASGHKTRRFDDVLDEVKGFFEVHKGLGTHPGGIHVELTGDDVTECVGGGHEIFVDDLHQRYETACDPRLNRSQSLDLAFLVAEMYRDQ; this comes from the coding sequence GTGAACGCCAATACCTCCGTCGCCGGTGGCAACACCTGGCGAGACCTTCCCGCGGCGCAGCAGCCCGAGTACCCCGACTCCGAGGCCCTGCGCGATGTACTCGCGGACCTCGCGTCGTATCCGCCGCTCGTCTTCGCGGGCGAGTGCGACCAGCTGCGTGCCCGTATGGGAGCCGTCGCCAAGGGCGAGGCGTTCCTGTTGCAGGGCGGCGACTGCGCCGAGGCCTTCGACGCCGTGTCGGCCGAGCACATCCGGGCGAAGCTCAAGACGCTGCTCCAGATGAGCGCCGTCCTCACCTACGCGGCCTCCGTGCCCGTCGTCAAGGTCGGCCGGATCGCCGGCCAGTACTCCAAGCCGCGCTCCAAGCCGACCGAGACCCGCGACGGCGTGACCCTGCCGACCTACCGCGGCGACTCCGTCAACGGCTTCGCCTTCACCGAGGCCGACCGCGTCCCCGACCCCGAGCGCCTGAAGCGGATGTACCACGCGTCCGCCTCCACGCTGAACCTCGTGCGCGCCTTCACCACCGGCGGTTACGCCGACCTGCGCCAGGTGCACGCGTGGAACCAGGACTTCGTGAAGTCGTCCCCGTCCGGCCAGCGCTACGAGGCCCTGGCCCGCGAGATCGACAACGCGCTGAACTTCATGAAGGCGTGCGGCACCGACCCCGCCGAGTTCAAGGCCGTCGAGTTCTACGCCTCGCACGAGGCCCTGCTGCTGGACTACGAGACGGCGCTGACCCGCACCGACTCGCGCACCGGCCACCTGTACGACACCTCGGGCCACATGGTGTGGATCGGTGAGCGCACCCGCCAGATGGACGGGGCGCACATCGAGTTCGCCGCCCGGGTCCGCAACCCGATCGGGATCAAGCTCGGCCCGACGACCACCGTGGACGAGGCCCTGGGCTACGTCGAGCGCCTCGACCCGGAGCGCGAGCCCGGCCGGCTGACCTTCATCGTCCGGATGGGCGCCGACAAGGTCCGCGACAAGCTGCCCGAGCTGGTCGAGAAGGTCACCGCCTCCGGTGCCACCGTCGCCTGGGTGACCGACCCGATGCACGGCAACACCTTCGAGGCGGCCTCCGGCCACAAGACGCGCCGCTTCGACGACGTCCTGGACGAGGTCAAGGGCTTCTTCGAGGTGCACAAGGGCCTCGGCACGCACCCCGGCGGCATCCACGTCGAGCTGACCGGCGACGACGTCACCGAGTGCGTCGGCGGCGGCCACGAGATCTTCGTGGACGACCTCCACCAGCGCTACGAGACGGCCTGCGACCCCCGGCTCAACCGCAGCCAGTCGCTCGACCTGGCCTTCCTCGTCGCCGAGATGTACCGCGACCAGTAA
- a CDS encoding N-acetylmuramoyl-L-alanine amidase has protein sequence MVATATIGTLAMASQDPDTGNTKPASPSAVLQAQFEDAAREFDVPQSVLMAVSYRQTRWESHDGEPSTSGGYNVMGLTSVSPGDVEQPDDKERLAHMNMSGRPEIEKTFDAAKALRDLPKKTVDTSDPRLHTLDKAAGLIDTDTDSVRDDTEDSIRAGAALLAEYQRDAKGSLSDDASQWYPAVARFSQSPDKKGADLFAKRVFDSIRTGERAVTQDGQQVSLPADPSVQPVKPANVPLAASFASTSSTPTPECPSGLNCNFVQAKTSSTGQRGYTPAARPDKGVDIRQIVIHDTEGDYASSLATLTSPSSAASANYLIRASDGLVTQMVENKDLAWHAGNWTLNMHSIGVEHEGYAIKEGKWYQEPQYESSAALVKFLADKYGVPIDREHIIGHDAVPVALNDKFAEAHWDPGPFWDWNHFMGLMGAPTGASGAGGPVEAGQLVRVVPPFTTANQPKLTASSKAVTKQPANFGYLYTSASTSATTLSDPYFSALWSEGSNWSNKVRAGDTYVVAETKGDWTAIWYGGKKAWFQNPGGQYTVPLAAAPRVVKAKAGVTVRIYGRAYPETAAYEAAGLEAPTDNPDYLTKYTLPAGQGYALNGAEVKGDDWFGSAQTDVIGSTSYLPIRYNHRQAWVKASDVQTSTSVAPVSATDRYNMIGRDSAGRIWQYQGTGSASSPYYRRYQAGYDWGSYTALTAMTALRADGTGDFVARDKDGVLWYYRGSGNPDKPYMARLKVGSGWNQYSSLNGMRDLDGDGKADMIARNAAGDIYFYKGTGTPEKPFAPKAKIGYGWQIYDQIVSTGDLNGDGKADFVARDKSGVLWIYTGTGSATKPYDARVKIGSGWGKYKLLLGPSDLDRDGRGDLVGVDSAGDFWFYHSTGKVTAPFATKSQVGDGWQIYDTLF, from the coding sequence GTGGTCGCGACCGCGACGATCGGCACGCTGGCCATGGCCTCGCAGGACCCGGACACGGGGAACACCAAGCCTGCCTCGCCGTCCGCCGTGCTCCAGGCCCAGTTCGAGGACGCGGCCCGTGAGTTCGACGTGCCCCAGAGCGTGCTGATGGCGGTCTCGTACCGGCAGACGCGCTGGGAGAGCCATGACGGGGAGCCGAGCACGAGCGGCGGGTACAACGTCATGGGGCTGACCAGTGTGTCGCCCGGTGACGTGGAGCAGCCGGACGACAAGGAACGTCTGGCGCACATGAACATGTCCGGCCGTCCGGAGATCGAGAAGACCTTCGACGCCGCGAAGGCGCTGCGCGATCTGCCGAAGAAGACGGTCGACACTTCCGACCCCCGCCTGCACACGCTGGACAAGGCGGCCGGCCTGATCGACACGGACACGGATTCGGTACGCGACGACACCGAGGACAGCATCCGCGCGGGCGCGGCCCTCCTCGCCGAGTACCAGCGCGACGCCAAGGGCTCCCTGTCGGACGACGCCTCGCAGTGGTATCCGGCGGTGGCGCGGTTCAGCCAGTCCCCGGACAAGAAGGGGGCCGACCTCTTCGCGAAGCGCGTCTTCGACTCGATCCGTACGGGCGAGCGCGCGGTCACCCAGGACGGCCAGCAGGTCTCGCTGCCCGCCGACCCGTCGGTCCAGCCGGTCAAGCCGGCGAACGTGCCGCTGGCCGCGTCCTTCGCGAGCACCTCCTCGACCCCCACCCCGGAGTGCCCCTCCGGTCTGAACTGCAACTTCGTTCAGGCCAAGACGTCGAGCACGGGCCAGCGCGGCTACACGCCCGCCGCGCGCCCCGACAAGGGCGTCGACATCCGGCAGATCGTGATCCACGACACCGAGGGCGACTACGCGAGCTCGCTCGCCACGCTCACCAGCCCGAGCTCGGCCGCCAGCGCGAACTACCTGATCCGCGCGTCGGACGGCCTGGTCACGCAGATGGTCGAGAACAAGGACCTGGCGTGGCACGCGGGCAACTGGACCCTGAACATGCACTCCATCGGCGTGGAGCACGAGGGCTACGCGATCAAGGAGGGCAAGTGGTACCAGGAGCCGCAGTACGAGTCCTCCGCCGCCCTGGTGAAGTTCCTGGCGGACAAGTACGGCGTCCCGATCGACCGTGAGCACATCATCGGCCACGACGCGGTGCCCGTTGCTCTGAACGACAAGTTCGCGGAGGCCCACTGGGACCCGGGCCCGTTCTGGGACTGGAACCACTTCATGGGCCTGATGGGGGCTCCGACGGGCGCGAGCGGCGCAGGCGGCCCGGTCGAGGCGGGGCAGCTGGTGCGTGTGGTGCCGCCGTTCACCACGGCCAACCAGCCGAAGCTGACGGCGAGTTCCAAGGCGGTCACCAAGCAGCCGGCGAACTTCGGCTACCTGTACACCTCGGCGTCCACCAGCGCGACCACGCTCAGCGACCCGTACTTCTCGGCGCTGTGGAGCGAGGGCTCCAACTGGTCGAACAAGGTCCGCGCCGGCGACACCTATGTCGTCGCCGAGACCAAGGGCGACTGGACGGCGATCTGGTACGGCGGCAAGAAGGCGTGGTTCCAGAACCCGGGCGGCCAGTACACCGTGCCGCTCGCGGCGGCCCCGCGCGTGGTGAAGGCGAAGGCCGGGGTGACGGTCCGGATCTACGGGCGTGCCTACCCGGAGACCGCCGCCTACGAGGCCGCGGGCCTGGAGGCTCCGACCGACAACCCGGACTACCTGACGAAGTACACGCTGCCCGCGGGCCAGGGGTACGCGCTGAACGGCGCAGAGGTGAAGGGCGACGACTGGTTCGGCTCGGCCCAGACGGACGTCATCGGTTCCACCTCGTACCTGCCGATCCGCTACAACCACCGCCAGGCGTGGGTGAAGGCGAGCGACGTCCAGACCTCCACGAGCGTCGCGCCGGTCTCCGCGACCGACCGCTACAACATGATCGGCCGCGACAGCGCCGGCCGGATCTGGCAGTACCAGGGCACCGGCAGCGCCTCCTCCCCGTACTACCGCCGCTACCAGGCGGGCTACGACTGGGGCAGCTACACGGCGCTGACCGCGATGACCGCGCTGCGCGCCGACGGTACGGGCGACTTCGTGGCCCGCGACAAGGACGGTGTCCTCTGGTACTACCGGGGCAGCGGCAACCCGGACAAGCCGTACATGGCCCGGCTCAAGGTCGGCAGCGGCTGGAACCAGTACAGCAGCCTCAACGGCATGCGCGACCTCGACGGTGACGGCAAGGCCGACATGATCGCGCGCAACGCCGCCGGGGACATCTACTTCTACAAGGGCACGGGCACCCCGGAGAAGCCCTTCGCCCCCAAGGCGAAGATCGGGTACGGCTGGCAGATCTACGACCAGATCGTCTCCACCGGCGACCTCAACGGCGACGGCAAGGCGGACTTCGTGGCCCGGGACAAGTCCGGGGTGCTGTGGATCTACACGGGCACCGGCTCGGCCACCAAGCCGTACGACGCGCGGGTCAAGATCGGTTCGGGCTGGGGCAAGTACAAGCTGCTGCTCGGCCCGAGCGACCTGGACCGTGACGGCCGGGGCGACCTGGTCGGCGTGGACTCGGCCGGGGACTTCTGGTTCTACCACTCCACCGGCAAGGTGACGGCCCCGTTCGCGACGAAGTCGCAGGTCGGGGACGGCTGGCAGATCTACGACACCCTGTTCTAG
- a CDS encoding trp operon leader peptide, producing MFAHSTRNWWWTAHPAAR from the coding sequence ATGTTCGCGCACTCGACCCGTAACTGGTGGTGGACCGCTCATCCGGCGGCCCGCTGA
- a CDS encoding anthranilate synthase family protein: MSFDRLLRDDCPPFALLRRRTPGHDHDTVEVLVGRVHEADRLADVPVGDLPSLALVPFRQIAERGFDVRDDGTPLSVLVADETYTMPLDEALDALPRHEVRVEDGEFDVSDEEYAGTVRRVIEDEIGRGEGANFVIRRTFRGRIDGFGRADALALFRRLLAGERGAYWTFVVHTGDRVLVGASPEVHVRMSGGTVVMNPISGTYRYPAEGPTPESLLAFLGDRKETEELSMVVDEELKMMCTVGDMGGVVIGPRLKEMAHLAHTEYELRGRSSLDVREVLKETMFAATVTGSPVQNACRVIERYEDGGRGYYAGALALLRREPDGTQTLDSPILIRTADIDADGTLRVPVGATLVRHSDPESEVAETHAKAAGVLAALGVRPARPEAERERPRLADDPRVREALDARRNGLAPFWLRMQERAADRTGHALVVDGEDTFTAMLGHLLRASGLDVTVRRYDEPGLRDAVRAHEGPVVLGPGPGNPADAADPKMRLLRAMAAELVRDHRHGLLGVCLGHELIAAELGLEIVRKAVPYQGAQTRIDLFGRPETVGFYNSFTARCDDSGAAELAAHGIEASRDEVSGELHALRGAGFASVQFHPESVLTLRGAAIVSELLAGLPVRG, translated from the coding sequence ATGAGCTTCGACCGACTCCTGCGCGACGACTGCCCGCCGTTCGCCCTGCTGCGCCGCCGCACCCCCGGCCACGACCACGACACCGTCGAGGTGCTGGTCGGCCGGGTGCACGAGGCGGACCGGCTCGCCGACGTCCCCGTCGGTGACCTGCCGTCCCTGGCGCTCGTGCCGTTCCGGCAGATCGCGGAGCGCGGTTTCGACGTACGCGACGACGGCACCCCGCTGTCGGTCCTGGTCGCGGACGAGACGTACACGATGCCCCTGGACGAGGCGCTGGACGCGCTCCCCCGTCACGAAGTCCGCGTGGAGGACGGGGAGTTCGATGTCAGCGACGAGGAGTACGCCGGGACCGTGCGGCGGGTGATCGAGGACGAGATCGGCCGGGGCGAGGGCGCGAACTTCGTGATCCGGCGGACGTTCCGGGGCCGGATCGACGGCTTCGGCCGGGCGGACGCGCTGGCCCTGTTCCGGCGGCTGCTGGCGGGCGAGCGGGGTGCGTACTGGACGTTTGTCGTGCACACCGGCGACCGTGTGCTCGTCGGTGCCAGCCCCGAGGTGCATGTGCGGATGTCCGGCGGGACCGTCGTGATGAACCCGATCAGCGGCACCTACCGCTATCCCGCCGAGGGGCCCACCCCCGAGAGCCTGCTCGCCTTCCTCGGCGACCGCAAGGAGACCGAGGAGCTCTCCATGGTGGTCGACGAGGAGCTGAAGATGATGTGCACCGTCGGCGACATGGGCGGGGTGGTGATCGGCCCGCGCCTCAAGGAGATGGCCCATCTCGCGCACACCGAGTACGAGTTGCGCGGACGCTCCTCGCTGGACGTACGGGAGGTGCTGAAGGAGACCATGTTCGCGGCGACCGTGACCGGCTCCCCCGTGCAGAACGCCTGCCGCGTCATCGAGCGGTACGAGGACGGCGGGCGCGGCTACTACGCGGGCGCGCTGGCCCTGCTGCGCCGGGAGCCCGACGGCACCCAGACCCTGGACTCGCCGATCCTCATCCGGACCGCCGACATCGACGCGGACGGCACGCTGCGGGTGCCGGTCGGGGCCACCCTGGTCCGCCACTCCGATCCGGAGAGCGAGGTCGCCGAGACCCACGCCAAGGCGGCCGGCGTCCTCGCCGCCCTCGGCGTCCGCCCGGCCCGCCCGGAGGCCGAGCGGGAGCGGCCCCGGCTGGCCGACGACCCCCGGGTGCGGGAGGCGCTGGACGCCCGGCGCAACGGCCTCGCCCCGTTCTGGCTGCGGATGCAGGAGCGCGCCGCCGACCGCACCGGCCACGCCCTGGTGGTGGACGGCGAGGACACGTTCACCGCGATGCTCGGGCACCTGCTGCGCGCCTCGGGGCTCGACGTCACCGTGCGCCGCTACGACGAGCCGGGGCTGCGGGACGCGGTGCGGGCGCACGAGGGGCCCGTGGTCCTCGGCCCCGGCCCGGGGAATCCGGCGGACGCGGCCGACCCGAAGATGCGGCTGCTGCGCGCGATGGCCGCCGAGCTGGTCCGGGACCACCGGCACGGGCTGCTCGGGGTGTGCCTGGGCCATGAGCTGATCGCGGCCGAACTGGGCCTGGAGATCGTCCGCAAGGCGGTGCCGTACCAGGGGGCGCAGACCCGTATCGACCTGTTCGGGCGGCCCGAGACGGTCGGCTTCTACAACAGCTTCACCGCGCGCTGCGACGACTCCGGGGCGGCGGAGCTGGCGGCGCACGGCATCGAGGCGAGCCGGGACGAGGTGTCCGGGGAGCTGCACGCGCTGCGCGGGGCCGGGTTCGCCTCGGTGCAGTTCCACCCGGAGTCGGTGCTGACGCTGCGCGGGGCGGCGATCGTGTCCGAGCTGCTAGCGGGGCTGCCGGTGCGCGGCTGA
- a CDS encoding 2-hydroxyacid dehydrogenase has product MEILAFGVQSDEKPLIEKAFAGKHEVRCLDVFLNRDTAPIAAGYEVISTSVNADLGSAVLQTLAAGGTQMIAQRSTGFNNIDLDVAERLALRVARVSYYSPYSVAEFAWTLAMAVNRRVIRAASRTRDFDFRLDGLLGRDMHGRTVGVIGTGKIGEAFTRIAHGFGMKLLGWDVAENPACVELGMRYVDKERLLAESDLVSLHVPLLPSTHHLIDKDALALMKDDAILVNSSRGGLIDTSALVGELRVGRFLGVGLDVYEAEAGLFFLDKSLEGVDDDTLARLVTFPNVIVTSHQAYYTEDAVGQIIDATVENVGDYLAGRHSDNVLVPARPGT; this is encoded by the coding sequence GTGGAGATCCTGGCCTTCGGAGTGCAGTCCGACGAGAAGCCGCTGATCGAGAAGGCGTTCGCCGGGAAGCACGAAGTCCGCTGCCTGGACGTCTTCCTGAACCGGGACACCGCCCCCATCGCGGCGGGCTACGAGGTCATCTCCACCAGCGTCAACGCCGACCTGGGCAGCGCGGTCCTGCAGACCCTCGCCGCCGGCGGCACCCAGATGATCGCCCAGCGCTCCACCGGCTTCAACAACATCGACCTGGACGTCGCCGAGCGCCTGGCCCTGCGCGTCGCCCGGGTCTCGTACTACTCGCCGTACTCGGTCGCGGAGTTCGCCTGGACGCTCGCCATGGCGGTCAACCGCCGGGTGATCCGGGCCGCGAGCCGCACCCGCGACTTCGACTTCCGGCTCGACGGGCTCCTCGGCCGCGACATGCACGGCCGCACGGTGGGCGTCATCGGCACCGGCAAGATCGGCGAGGCGTTCACCCGGATCGCCCACGGCTTCGGCATGAAGCTGCTCGGCTGGGACGTCGCCGAGAACCCGGCCTGCGTCGAGCTGGGCATGCGGTACGTCGACAAGGAGCGGCTGCTCGCCGAGTCCGACCTGGTCAGCCTGCACGTGCCGCTGCTCCCGTCGACGCACCACCTCATCGACAAGGACGCCCTCGCCCTGATGAAGGACGACGCGATCCTCGTCAACTCCAGCCGGGGCGGCCTCATCGACACCTCGGCCCTGGTCGGCGAGCTGCGCGTGGGCCGCTTCCTCGGCGTCGGACTGGATGTGTACGAGGCGGAGGCCGGGCTGTTCTTCCTGGACAAGTCCCTGGAGGGCGTGGACGACGACACCCTGGCCCGGCTCGTGACCTTCCCGAACGTCATCGTCACCTCGCACCAGGCGTACTACACCGAGGACGCGGTCGGCCAGATCATCGACGCCACCGTCGAGAACGTCGGCGACTACCTGGCCGGCCGCCACAGCGACAACGTCCTGGTCCCGGCCCGCCCCGGGACCTGA
- a CDS encoding response regulator transcription factor, with the protein MSATHEEATGQPAIRVMVVDDHPMWRDAVARDLAEAGFDVVATAGDGPQAVRRAGAVTPDVLVLDLNLPGLPGVQVCKELVGSQPGLRVLVLSASGEHADVLEAVKSGATGYLMKSASTQELTEAVRRTAAGDAVFTPGLAGLVLGEYRRLASEPAPAASDEPKAPELTDRETEVLRLVAKGLSYKQIAERLVISHRTVQNHVQNTLGKLQLHNRVELVRYAIERGLDDA; encoded by the coding sequence ATGAGCGCGACACACGAAGAGGCCACCGGGCAGCCGGCGATCAGGGTGATGGTGGTGGACGACCACCCGATGTGGCGCGACGCCGTGGCCCGCGACCTAGCCGAGGCCGGCTTCGACGTGGTGGCCACCGCGGGCGACGGGCCCCAGGCCGTCCGCCGGGCCGGGGCCGTCACCCCGGACGTCCTCGTCCTCGACCTCAATCTGCCCGGCCTGCCCGGGGTGCAGGTCTGCAAGGAGCTCGTCGGCAGCCAGCCCGGGCTGCGGGTCCTCGTGCTCTCTGCCAGCGGCGAGCACGCCGACGTCCTGGAGGCGGTCAAGTCCGGTGCCACCGGCTACCTGATGAAGTCGGCGAGCACCCAGGAGCTGACCGAGGCCGTCCGCCGCACCGCCGCGGGCGACGCGGTCTTCACCCCGGGGCTGGCCGGTCTGGTCCTCGGCGAGTACCGACGGCTGGCCTCGGAGCCCGCCCCGGCCGCGTCCGACGAGCCCAAGGCCCCGGAGCTGACCGACCGGGAGACCGAGGTGCTGCGGCTCGTGGCCAAGGGGCTCTCGTACAAGCAGATCGCGGAACGGCTCGTCATCTCGCACCGGACCGTGCAGAACCACGTCCAGAACACCCTGGGCAAGCTCCAGCTGCACAACCGCGTCGAGCTGGTGCGGTACGCCATAGAGCGCGGGCTCGACGACGCGTAA
- the macS gene encoding MacS family sensor histidine kinase, which translates to MVKRVRVVRMSVEQPLWRALTAYRVLTMVYAILLAAFARHDYERPWIAITFLSLMGVWTLATLPKTGSAAACTKRFLGADLAIALIGIVVTPLADFQAQHVDGPTLPSIWTAGSVLAFAIKGGWRWAGFASSLVAVANLIERGEPSRDTLHNVMLVWVASIAIGYVVEVARASERTLARALEIEAATRERERLARDIHDGVLQVLAMVQRRGAALGGEAAELGRMAGEQEVALRTLVSSGLVPPTRLSEDASEGAVVRTVETDDDEAGAGDGGETDLRALLAPHAGSRTSFAEPGAPVMLPSAAAAELAAAVGAALDNVRVHAGEGAQAWILLEDWPDEVIVTVRDDGPGIPEGRLAQAEGEGRLGVALSIRGRLRDLGGTAELISVPGQGTEVELKVPKVSRGKAGSVR; encoded by the coding sequence ATGGTCAAACGCGTACGCGTGGTCCGGATGTCGGTGGAGCAGCCGCTGTGGCGCGCACTGACGGCGTACCGCGTGCTGACGATGGTCTACGCGATCCTGCTCGCCGCCTTCGCCCGGCACGACTACGAGCGGCCCTGGATAGCGATCACCTTCCTGTCGCTGATGGGCGTCTGGACGCTCGCCACCCTGCCGAAGACGGGCAGCGCCGCCGCCTGCACCAAGCGCTTCCTGGGCGCGGACCTGGCCATCGCCCTCATCGGGATCGTGGTCACCCCGCTCGCCGACTTCCAGGCGCAGCACGTCGACGGGCCGACCCTGCCGTCCATCTGGACCGCGGGCTCCGTGCTGGCCTTCGCGATCAAGGGCGGCTGGCGCTGGGCGGGCTTCGCCTCCAGCCTGGTCGCCGTCGCCAACCTCATCGAGCGCGGCGAGCCCAGCCGCGACACCCTGCACAACGTGATGCTGGTCTGGGTCGCCTCCATCGCCATCGGTTACGTGGTGGAGGTCGCCCGGGCCAGTGAGCGCACCCTCGCCCGCGCCCTGGAGATCGAGGCCGCCACCCGCGAACGCGAACGCCTCGCCCGGGACATCCACGACGGCGTGCTCCAGGTCCTCGCGATGGTCCAGCGGCGTGGTGCCGCGCTCGGCGGCGAGGCGGCGGAGCTCGGCCGGATGGCCGGGGAGCAGGAGGTCGCCCTGCGCACCCTGGTCTCCAGCGGCCTCGTGCCGCCCACCCGGCTCTCCGAGGACGCCTCCGAGGGCGCCGTCGTCCGGACCGTCGAGACGGACGACGACGAAGCGGGCGCCGGGGACGGCGGCGAGACCGACCTGCGCGCACTGCTCGCCCCGCACGCCGGATCCCGCACCAGCTTCGCGGAGCCCGGCGCCCCGGTCATGCTGCCGTCCGCCGCGGCGGCGGAGCTGGCGGCCGCGGTCGGCGCCGCCCTGGACAATGTCCGGGTGCACGCGGGCGAGGGCGCCCAGGCGTGGATCCTGCTGGAGGACTGGCCGGACGAGGTCATCGTCACGGTCCGGGACGACGGGCCCGGCATCCCCGAGGGACGGCTCGCGCAGGCCGAGGGGGAGGGGCGGCTCGGGGTCGCCCTGTCGATCCGCGGCCGGCTGCGCGATCTGGGCGGTACGGCAGAGCTGATCTCGGTCCCCGGACAGGGCACCGAGGTCGAATTGAAGGTTCCTAAGGTTTCACGGGGGAAGGCGGGGTCGGTCCGATGA
- a CDS encoding lysophospholipid acyltransferase family protein has product MKFSIGGSLKLAFRPWVEGLENIPARGPAILASNHLSFSDSFFLPAVLDRKVTFIAKAEYFTAPGVKGKLTAAFFKGVGQLPVDRSGARGAGEAAIRAGIQVVESGGLFGIYPEGTRSPDGRLYRGKPGGLARVALATGAPVIPVAMIDTEKIQPPGQVIPKLMRPGIRIGKPLDFSRYHGMDGDRFILRSVTDEVMYEIMKLSGQEYVDIYATAAKRQIADEAKRRSEAAKKTDGDGDSA; this is encoded by the coding sequence ATGAAGTTCTCCATCGGCGGGTCGCTGAAGCTCGCCTTCAGGCCGTGGGTGGAGGGCCTGGAGAACATCCCCGCGCGCGGGCCCGCGATCCTCGCCAGCAACCACCTGTCGTTCTCCGACTCCTTCTTCCTGCCGGCCGTCCTGGACCGGAAGGTGACCTTCATCGCGAAGGCCGAGTACTTCACCGCGCCCGGGGTGAAGGGCAAGCTCACCGCCGCGTTCTTCAAGGGCGTCGGCCAGCTCCCCGTCGACCGCTCCGGCGCGCGCGGCGCCGGTGAGGCGGCGATCCGGGCGGGCATCCAGGTGGTCGAGAGCGGCGGCCTCTTCGGCATCTACCCCGAGGGCACCCGGTCGCCCGACGGCCGCCTCTACCGGGGCAAGCCCGGCGGTCTCGCCCGTGTCGCGCTGGCCACCGGGGCGCCGGTCATCCCCGTCGCGATGATCGACACGGAGAAGATCCAGCCGCCCGGCCAGGTGATCCCCAAGCTGATGCGGCCCGGCATCCGGATCGGCAAGCCGCTCGACTTCAGCCGTTACCACGGCATGGACGGCGACCGCTTCATCCTGCGCTCGGTCACCGACGAGGTGATGTACGAGATCATGAAGCTCTCGGGCCAGGAGTACGTCGACATCTACGCGACCGCCGCCAAGCGGCAGATCGCCGACGAGGCCAAGCGCCGGTCCGAGGCCGCGAAGAAGACGGACGGCGACGGCGACAGCGCCTGA